From Candidatus Aminicenantes bacterium:
GTCATCCTGGGCTACAGCAAAGCCATCCTGGCCGAACCTGAAAAAACGGGCAAGATCAACCGCGAAATCCATTTTTTGAGCGCCATGATGGAAAGTTTCCTGCAGTTTGCCAAGCCGGTGGAAAAGACCAAGCAGGTGAAGACAGCCCTGGGCCCAATCATTGCCGCCTGCGCGGCCGCCAACAGCCTGACCGCCGAGCTCCCGGAGCAAGACCTGCGGATCGAAAGCGACCCGCTGCTCCTGAACGTGATTTTTTCCAACCTGCTGCTCAATGCCAGCCAGGCCGGGGCCAAGCGCCTCAGGGTGGAATTCAGCCGAGACGAAAACGCAGCCATCACCATCCGCGACGACGGACCGGGAATTGCCGCAACGGTCAAGGACAAGATCTGGCTGCCGTTTTTCAGCACCCGCGACAAGGGAACCGGCATGGGCCTGGCCACGGTCAAAAAAATAGTCGGCACCCTGAACGGCGACATCCAGCTCATGAACCCTGGCAAATCCGGAGCCGAGTTCAGGATTGTGTTCTATAATTGACGAAATCGGTTCACGGCAGACGGTTGACGGTTTACGGGAAGAATAACAAAAAAAGAATCCCTATCTTTTTCTTTCCGTATACCGCAAACCGTACACCGTCTACCGATTTTTAAGGATCGCTTCGGCAATCGCAAGATCCTGCGGATACGTGATTTTGATATTTCCCGGGTCTCCTTCCACGGTCAGCACCGGGGCAAGCCGGTAGCGCAACACCAGCGAACAATCGTCGCCGGCCTCGCTGAAGCCTTCGCTTCTGGCCATTTCATGGGCTTGGCGGATGATCTTTGCCTTAAACCCCTGCGGCGTCTGGACCAGCCTGAGCTTGGCCCGGTCCAGGACGGCGCTGACCATGGCCTCTTCGTCGGTGCGGACGATGGTGTCCCCGGCAGGCAAAGCGGGCATGACCGCCATGGCGCCGGTCAATGCCTCCAGCACCCGACCGATGAGCGCGGGCCCTACCAGCGCCCGGGCAGCGTCATGAATAAGTATGTTTTCCGCAGCAGAAGGCGCCGCCATGATGCCGATATATGACGATTCCTGGCGGGTCTTGCCGCCGGCCAGGATCTCTTTCACCTTGGCCAAGCAGCCGGCGGCGACCGTTTCCCTTGCCAGCGGCAGCTGGGCGCCCGGGCAGACCAGGACGATGGCATCGATGCCCGGATGCCCCTGAAAATGTTCCAGGCATATCTCGAGCAGCGAGCGGCCGTTGATGATGCAAAATTGCTTCGGCAGCGCTTTCCCGAAACGCTCGCCCGAACCGCCGGCCAAGATCACTGCGATTGTGCTCATGAGTTCATTATAGACCAACCAGTTCCAGATTAAAAGAATGAACTTGGCGGACGGTACACGGTTTACGGTTTACGGTCCGAACCGTACCGAACTATTTTTTCGGGCAATTAGCCATTCTCTCCTCCCGTTCACCGTATACTGTCAACCGTCGACCGTAAACCAAATACCAGTACAAATCCTCAAGTTCACCCTGTATTTCCTGATGCAATTGCGGTATAATGGCTCAGGCAAACCCCTCATGAACAAATACAGGTTCCTTTTCACCGGCGGAGGCACCGGCGGCCATGTTTATCCCAATGTCGCCATTTACGAAGCCTTGAAAGAAAAATATCCGGACAGCGAATTCCTGTATGTCGGCAGCCGCAAAAGAAGTGAAGCCGGCATCATTCCGGCGCTGGCCCAGCCGATGAAATTCGTCACCGTTCCGACCCGGGGTTTGCCGCAAAACCTGAAAAGTTTCAAGAGCGTGATCGCCCTGGCCACCATCCTCCTGGGTGTTGTCAAGAGCTTTTTCATCCTGCGCAAATTCCGCGCCGACGTCGTCATCGGCAGCGGCGGCTACGTGGCCGCACCGGTGCTGCTGGCCGCCGCGCTTCTCAAGCAGAAGGTTTTTATCCACGAGCAGAATGCCGTCCCGGGGCGGTTGAACCTCTTCATCGCCCGCTTTGCCACCAAGATCGGCGTGGCCTTCCCCTCGACGGCCTACTTTTTCCCTTCCGACCGGGTCATCTGCAGCGGCTATCCCCTGCGCAAGGCCATCTTGTCGACCCCAGCGGAAAATACCCGCGCCAATTTGAACATCCCCGAAAAAAGCCGCGTCCTCTTCATATGCAGCGGCAGCATGGGCGCCCGGACCATCAACCGGGCCGCCGCCCGGATCATCCCGCGGCTGCTGGCCGACGACAACCTGTTCATCATCATGTCCACGGGCAAGGCCTACGGCAAGGAATACAAGGCCTACGACGATACGGTGAGGATCCTGGATCAGGAGGGCTGTCCGCCCGAAATAGCGGGCCGGCTGCTGGTGTGCGAGTATTTTGACAACATCGCCGAGATCTACGCCATTTCCGACCTGGTCGCTTCCCGGGCCGGAGCCGGCGCCATCAAGGAAATCACGGCCATGGGCTTGCCGGCCATCCTGATCCCCAAGATCAACCTTCCTGCGGATCACCAGATCCTGAACGCCCGCGAAGTGGAAAAAAGCGGCGGCGCCAGGATCCTCTATGAAGAAATCGACGGCCGGGGGAAAAATGGCGAAACCGTCCTGGCGCCGGACGCGTTATACAACCTCATCCAGGAATTGCTCAAGGGCGATGAGCCCCTGGCCGCCATGCGCAAGAACATCGGCCAGCAGGAGAAGCAGGACAGCACCGCCATCATCGTCGAGGCCATCGAAGCCATCAGCGGAGGAAAAAACCGCGAGTTGGAAAAGGAGCTGCGACTCTTCTACCTGCAATCGCTGGAAGATGAGCAAAATTTTGAGCTCGAATTCGACTCGACCACCATCGGCAACACGTTCTGGAGCGACATTCGCCTGGAAAACGTCTCCGGCGGCCGTTTCAGGTTCGAGATCACGTTTCTAAAATCCGATCAAAACGAGGCGATCATCCGCCGTCGCCGCGGGCGGCTCCGCCTCAATGAGCGGGACGTCGCCGGCTGGGCCGAGCTTCATGAGGACGACCGCATCGCCATCGACGGCCGGACTTTCATTTTTAAAAGCTTCCTGGAAAAAATCAAGACCGTCGACCGCCAGGCCGACAGGGCTGGCGCGGCTGCAACCACCGCTTCCCGGGGAAACGTACTGTCCAGCCTGGGCGGTTTCGCCCGCGCCGTGGTCAACGCCGCGATTTTCGGCGCCGGTAAAGCCGTGGATATTTTTTCCGCCGCCTGGGCCATCGCCGGTTTCCTGCGCCGGAGCGTTGGCGAGAACGCCTTGAAAAATATTTTCCTGCCGATCTTCCAGCGCCGCTTCCAGCGCGGTCCGCGCAAAAAAGCCTGGGAGGCCGCTTTGGTGATCGCCAATCTCACGCTGCTCTCCGCCCTGCTGCTCAGCGCGGCCGGGATGGTTTTCGCCGCCCCAATCGTCCGCTGGCTCCTCCCCGGCTTCCTGGCCAGGGGCATCAGCGCCGACGCCGTAACCATGACCCGCATCCTGTTTCCCTGCCTGTTCCTGGCCACCCTGGCGGTCATGCTGGCCACCACCCTGCAGGCATTCGGCAAATTCACGGTCGCCGAGTTCGCCACGGCCGTTTTTGCCCTGAGCTCGATAGCGGGAATGCTCCTGCTCCTGCAAGCCAACGGCCTGTTTGCCCTGGGCTACGGAATGATTGTCGGCGGCCTGCT
This genomic window contains:
- the ispD gene encoding 2-C-methyl-D-erythritol 4-phosphate cytidylyltransferase; translation: MSTIAVILAGGSGERFGKALPKQFCIINGRSLLEICLEHFQGHPGIDAIVLVCPGAQLPLARETVAAGCLAKVKEILAGGKTRQESSYIGIMAAPSAAENILIHDAARALVGPALIGRVLEALTGAMAVMPALPAGDTIVRTDEEAMVSAVLDRAKLRLVQTPQGFKAKIIRQAHEMARSEGFSEAGDDCSLVLRYRLAPVLTVEGDPGNIKITYPQDLAIAEAILKNR
- the murJ gene encoding murein biosynthesis integral membrane protein MurJ; its protein translation is MNKYRFLFTGGGTGGHVYPNVAIYEALKEKYPDSEFLYVGSRKRSEAGIIPALAQPMKFVTVPTRGLPQNLKSFKSVIALATILLGVVKSFFILRKFRADVVIGSGGYVAAPVLLAAALLKQKVFIHEQNAVPGRLNLFIARFATKIGVAFPSTAYFFPSDRVICSGYPLRKAILSTPAENTRANLNIPEKSRVLFICSGSMGARTINRAAARIIPRLLADDNLFIIMSTGKAYGKEYKAYDDTVRILDQEGCPPEIAGRLLVCEYFDNIAEIYAISDLVASRAGAGAIKEITAMGLPAILIPKINLPADHQILNAREVEKSGGARILYEEIDGRGKNGETVLAPDALYNLIQELLKGDEPLAAMRKNIGQQEKQDSTAIIVEAIEAISGGKNRELEKELRLFYLQSLEDEQNFELEFDSTTIGNTFWSDIRLENVSGGRFRFEITFLKSDQNEAIIRRRRGRLRLNERDVAGWAELHEDDRIAIDGRTFIFKSFLEKIKTVDRQADRAGAAATTASRGNVLSSLGGFARAVVNAAIFGAGKAVDIFSAAWAIAGFLRRSVGENALKNIFLPIFQRRFQRGPRKKAWEAALVIANLTLLSALLLSAAGMVFAAPIVRWLLPGFLARGISADAVTMTRILFPCLFLATLAVMLATTLQAFGKFTVAEFATAVFALSSIAGMLLLLQANGLFALGYGMIVGGLLQILFLLFFVMKTLRRPELEFTYRPQVKSRNGSTRKYISQLPRLCSDAFLGRSADLVEKFLASSLASGSLSYLYFAMELFRLPLVLVSQSVDKVVFKDFSDHTALFEKDKTKKLFIDGIRINLFLLAPVTILVVFLAKPLVALLLERFHFSPLATANTALALQFYAIGLVGWGIHSLTARIFAARQDGRTATRLNFFMLIVHVALLVFLVKTRLRFAGIALAASISYLVFSLIRVIVLRRQLNREGMPLKGAEIIAAAVKTLSACLLMVIAIVEARFIFNRIHFKSPVSENLILCISLAFMGTAIYFLASLLFKNSGILVFKKKGNGSGNRVPVSLLSPFKFLERVSVNPDFFKNEYRYKINTYLANPAWEIKNVGIKLIGLFKEKGKVAFLVDMLSAKGGNGFMRRNALQALKALNAWNPEIRELLLRLLKDGYYEVRVAALDILAENISAAEYGDLKQTLFRKLGRGKIEEKTAGLRLIARKGDAGDLAQLSPLYLNSNSLVREELLELLYLFYRRGLLSNAAIKEHIEQVLITSNHLAPEFKIKSIINRIYREIDQP